The window CATCAGAATTCTGACTAGAAGGCGAATGATCAGAACCAGAAGAAGATGTATAACCAGCTTGATATGGGAAATTTTGATATGAACTTTGATCAGCTCCTCCATTTGAAACTCTAAAGAGTTCGAGAGGTAACATGCTGCCGTGTGTTCTGCTACCTTCAGCATTGATATTCGCATCTCTACTGGTGGACATCTTTTCAGATTTCACAGTCTCCGCCGTGCTCTCTAATGGGAACAACTTGTGAACAACTGGAGGAGACGACGAGGGGGATGACCTCCCTTCACTTGGATTACTGCTGCCAGAAGAGAAATACTTCCTAGAAGATGCTAGTTTAGGCGGGCTATTACTCTCTGGCGATGAGCTAAATAGCTGTAAAGGTAAATTAGGATGACTTTCTTGAATTTGACAGTCTGAATCTTCAACAAGAGACCGGAAACAGCTACTACTTCTCTCCCCACCACCCACAGTAGGGAAATCTGTAATCGGCCTCTTCTGTAGATCGGGACCATTTGATTGAACAGGGTAAGACAACTTAGATTTTTCACTGTCACTGCTCTGGCTGCTTCTTTGAGATAGAAATGCAAGAGCATCTGGTGCAGATGCTGCCAAAGTTGCTGAAAGGACTGCAAGCAAGTCCGAGGTCGATGGAGAAGATGAGGCTCCGCGCAACCTGTTTAGAAGTTCTGCTGATTGTTgttctggattttttttatttaaacttcCAATACTAGACAGCGCCGAGGCAAGATCCATAGGCAGAGGCAATGAATTTATTTTACTAAGAATCTGAATGAGCTGGTCCTTATTTGGCACCAATGAGCTATGTAAATTTTTCTCCTCATTCTTCCCTGCATTTCAAACAATTGAATTTCAAAAAAACATGAAGAGGAAAAGAAAAGCTTCGATTCATAGACAATTGCTTTCACCTTGTGTTCGAGCTAAAGCAGCCAACAAATTGACCAAGTCTAAATTAGCGGTGCTTGTTGTATCCCTGTTTCCAGGGAGAAGCAGCCGTGAGGTAACATCATCAGGCTGTGTTTTCCTCCTCCTTCGATTGTGCCCGGCGAGCCTGCGCCTGCAACTTCTCTTCCCCTCATCAAACTCAGAGAGTGGATGAAACCTAGATAGAGCAATAAAGGTATGGGGTAAGTCAAGTTGGACCAGCCATGGAAAGAAAACAGAAAGATCCTAAAATTAAGGAGACCGAAAACACATATTCTGCACTAAGAACTTAAGCTAAAACAATAGAGATCGTACAGAGAAGCAAGGAATGAAGAATTTAATGTGGAAAAGAAAGAGTATATCAATTAAAGAATGAAAACCTGCTACACTGTTGACAAAATCTCTGCATCTGCTTCCCAACTGAAGCTTTGCTGGACTTGCTATGAACCTCACAGACTTTATGGCGACGATGATAGTCCTTTGCAGTGGATAGATCTTCTTtacagttatcaacctgacacATTGGATATGTGGCTGTGCCGGGAGATCCAGAACGGACTCTTTTGTTAGGCCTGGAAACAGGCTCCTCGACTGCAGTTAAAGCTCCGGCGAGATTCAAACGTAAACCGTCATCTTCATCCCCAACCTTCTTCAAATTACGAGAAGGTTCATTCCTCCGCTGCTCCGAGAACGGAGTTCCTAATTGCAAGCCGTTGGTGTCAGCATCACCCGATGGTTTCGCAACAAACCTCACACTATCCCAATCCCATGACTTCGGATTCCAATTATCTTTagggttttgaacaaaacgatGATGCTGTTGAAGCTGAAAACTGTTCATCTGATAAGAAAGATCACGCTTCTTCGCCATGGAAGTAGCATCACAAAATCGACTCGAAAGTGTTTGATGGATGAACATCGGAGGAGCGACTTGTGCACTTACCTCCTCCATCTCTCCCTTCCCTTACCAAAAAAACCCCCAAATTCCTCGGCCTTCAATCAATAAATCAAAACCTATAAATCATTTGACAAAATCAGCTCTGCATCCAGGTCAACGTTAGTAATAGACAAGTCTACTATGAAATTGTCACACAAAGATTCAACAGAAGTGCCGATTTCTAATAACAAAGAAGCACAAATGTCAAAAAATGATTGATTCAGTtgatattattagataaaaccTTATAAAACTGCAGAAATCTAGGAATTGAATCAAACCCCCATACCTTCATACAATTGTCATCTTCCTCCACTGAACTACTCAGATCTACACCTGCAATCtcccaaaaattaaataaactacTACACAATCAAAATTAAACCTCAAATCTGGAGAAATCCCCTGAATCTAACCGGAGAGAAAAAGTGGGAAGGAAAACAAAAACttcttctctctctatctctctctctccacaGCACAAGCTttacttttactcttattttattaaattgaattgaatatTATTTTAGAGTTGCAACAAGCAAGCAGGTGAAGTTGGGCATAAAGCGTAAATTGGGGGGAAGTTTAGGGTTTAAAGAATAGGAGATGGTGCCGCCCACGGACTAAAGGAAGAATCCAAGACTCTTCGTTTCCTTCTTAGCCATTTCTTTTTGACTTTTTTATCTACAGAAATTGAACTGGATTAGGCAAATAAAGATTAAATCTTTattactaaattaaaaaaacagaGTTGGAGAATGGTTGGTGTGGCACGAATTTAGCatagttttagagagagaaatagagAGAGTTACCTTTTCGTACAGAAGATGATAATGgcgaacttttttttttttttggtgcttcttcttctttagcTCAGCTCAGACTCAGCTCAGCTCTCTTGTGTCCAATCAGTATTGATTATTTGTACTATCTCATTCCAATGTTCATGTCTTTTTCAATTTACTGTCAAATTTcgatttaaattattaaaattaaatttgtacTACTaactattttttaaaatttgcgtGAGAATTCTTCCGAATAACAACATTCAGTTAATCGGGTGTAATGGATCCGAccaataaaaaaaagagaatcaTGCTATCTCATTGGAAGATGGTTGGTGTAAGAAAAGAAAGTGCACAATTGTCACGTTTCTATTGGTAAGGTCATCATAGtaaaaaaatttgttaaaaaataaaaataaaaactagtcGTCACTTGTATAATGATGGAGAGTGTATATATGTAACTGGAAAGAGCGAACATTTAAAGCAATCAGCGGCAGTGGTGAATGAAACATTGTAACGTTTTCCGTCTATGGGCTCGAGTTGGTGTAAGAAACACTATAAAGGAGCGACTAGTC of the Euphorbia lathyris chromosome 7, ddEupLath1.1, whole genome shotgun sequence genome contains:
- the LOC136235582 gene encoding squamosa promoter-binding-like protein 14, giving the protein MEEVSAQVAPPMFIHQTLSSRFCDATSMAKKRDLSYQMNSFQLQQHHRFVQNPKDNWNPKSWDWDSVRFVAKPSGDADTNGLQLGTPFSEQRRNEPSRNLKKVGDEDDGLRLNLAGALTAVEEPVSRPNKRVRSGSPGTATYPMCQVDNCKEDLSTAKDYHRRHKVCEVHSKSSKASVGKQMQRFCQQCSRFHPLSEFDEGKRSCRRRLAGHNRRRRKTQPDDVTSRLLLPGNRDTTSTANLDLVNLLAALARTQGKNEEKNLHSSLVPNKDQLIQILSKINSLPLPMDLASALSSIGSLNKKNPEQQSAELLNRLRGASSSPSTSDLLAVLSATLAASAPDALAFLSQRSSQSSDSEKSKLSYPVQSNGPDLQKRPITDFPTVGGGERSSSCFRSLVEDSDCQIQESHPNLPLQLFSSSPESNSPPKLASSRKYFSSGSSNPSEGRSSPSSSPPVVHKLFPLESTAETVKSEKMSTSRDANINAEGSRTHGSMLPLELFRVSNGGADQSSYQNFPYQAGYTSSSGSDHSPSSQNSDAQDRTGRIIFKLFDKDPSHFPGKLRAQILNWLSNSPSDMESYIRPGCVVLSVYLSMSSAAWEQFEKGLLQRVDSLVQESDSDFWRSGRFLLHVGRQLASYKDGRIRLCKSWRTWSSPELMSVTPVAVVGGQKTSLRLRGRNLATPGTKIHCTYMGGYTSMEVMGSTSPGARNDEVNMNNFEIHGASPSAFGRCFIEVENGFKGNSFPVIIADATICKELRLLESELDEESKDCDIISEEQAQYSARPRSREEVLRFLNELGWLFQRKTSSTFDVPDYSLTRFRFLLIFTIERDYCALVKTILDLLVEKNAEMSGLSTESLEMLFEIQLVNRAVKRRCRKMVDLLIHYSVASSKSYIFPPSIAGPGGITPLHLAACTTGSDDLVDALTNDPQGIGLSCWDSVLDANQQSPYAYAAMTNNHSYNTLVARKLADRRNGQVSVTIGNEIGKPLPSSTQGRRSCAKCATVAAKYNRRIMGSQGLLQRPFIHSMLAIAAVCVCVCLFLRGAPDIGLVAPFKWENLDYGTI